One stretch of Streptomyces sp. NBC_01363 DNA includes these proteins:
- a CDS encoding superoxide dismutase, giving the protein MATYTLPELPYDYAALEPVINPQIIELHHDKHHAAYVKGANDTLEQLAEARDKEAWGAINGLQKNLAFHLSGHILHSIYWHNMTGDGGGEPLAADGVGDLADAITESFGSFAGFKSQLTKAAATTQGSGWGVLAYEPVSGKLIVEQVYDHQGNVGQGSVPVLVFDAWEHAFYLQYKNQKVDFIEAMWAVVNWQDVAKRYAAAKERADVLLLAP; this is encoded by the coding sequence ATGGCCACGTACACGCTCCCGGAACTCCCGTACGACTACGCGGCGCTCGAACCGGTCATCAATCCGCAGATCATCGAGCTCCACCACGACAAGCACCACGCCGCCTATGTGAAGGGTGCGAACGACACCCTGGAGCAGCTGGCGGAGGCGCGCGACAAGGAGGCCTGGGGAGCGATCAACGGGCTCCAGAAGAACCTCGCGTTCCACCTCTCCGGCCACATCCTGCACTCGATCTACTGGCACAACATGACCGGCGACGGCGGCGGCGAGCCGCTCGCGGCGGACGGTGTCGGTGACCTGGCGGACGCGATCACCGAGTCGTTCGGCTCCTTCGCCGGTTTCAAGTCCCAGCTGACGAAGGCCGCGGCCACCACGCAGGGCTCCGGCTGGGGCGTCCTGGCGTACGAGCCGGTCAGCGGCAAGCTGATCGTCGAGCAGGTCTACGACCACCAGGGCAATGTCGGCCAGGGTTCCGTCCCGGTCCTGGTCTTCGACGCCTGGGAGCACGCCTTCTACCTCCAGTACAAGAACCAGAAGGTCGACTTCATCGAGGCGATGTGGGCCGTCGTCAACTGGCAGGACGTGGCGAAGCGTTACGCGGCCGCCAAGGAGCGCGCCGACGTGCTGCTGCTCGCCCCCTGA
- a CDS encoding O-methyltransferase: protein MTLARWTEVDDYFNGLLVGPDEALDAAVEASEAAGLPAIQVAANQGKLLNLLARLQGARTVLEIGTLGGYSTIWLARALPEGGKVVTLEADPECAEVARGNIERAGLADVVEIRVGRALDTLPGLAAEGYGPFDVVFIDADKPSNPDYLAWSLKLTRPGSLIVADNVVRDGEVVDGASEDPKVQGVRRFTELVAAEPTLTATALQTVGSKGYDGLMMALVTG, encoded by the coding sequence GTGACGCTGGCACGATGGACCGAGGTCGACGACTACTTCAACGGTCTGCTGGTGGGCCCGGACGAGGCCCTGGACGCGGCCGTGGAGGCCAGTGAGGCGGCGGGACTCCCGGCGATCCAGGTCGCCGCCAACCAGGGCAAGCTGCTGAACCTGCTGGCCAGGCTCCAGGGCGCGCGCACCGTGCTGGAGATCGGCACCCTGGGCGGCTACAGCACCATCTGGCTGGCCCGCGCGCTCCCCGAGGGCGGCAAGGTCGTGACGCTGGAGGCCGATCCGGAGTGTGCCGAGGTGGCGCGCGGAAACATCGAGCGGGCGGGGCTCGCGGATGTCGTCGAGATCCGGGTCGGCCGGGCCCTCGACACGCTGCCGGGGCTCGCGGCGGAGGGGTACGGACCGTTCGACGTCGTGTTCATCGACGCCGACAAGCCGAGCAACCCCGACTACCTGGCCTGGTCCCTGAAGCTGACCCGGCCCGGCAGTCTGATCGTCGCCGACAATGTCGTACGCGACGGAGAGGTGGTCGACGGCGCCAGCGAGGACCCGAAGGTGCAGGGGGTGCGCCGGTTCACCGAACTCGTCGCGGCCGAGCCGACGTTGACCGCGACCGCGCTGCAGACCGTGGGGAGCAAGGGGTACGACGGGCTGATGATGGCGCTGGTCACCGGCTGA
- the fabV gene encoding enoyl-[acyl-carrier-protein] reductase FabV, with protein MSERVIAPKNRGFLFLDSHPAGCERLVEDMWQAVPAPSRVPDRAPVALVIGSSAGYGLAATIAGLARAGIRGIGVCFEKAPGRRTGTAGWYRTAATAELARRHGHDMVFLNGDAFSDEMKNQVAQVLVERFGGRLDYLIYSVAAPRRTDPDTGTTYASVLKPIGEAYSTKTLVFDDGGTGEVREVGTQPADGDDIEQTVAVMGGTDWERWIDHLADRGLLAEGFTTAALSYIGSALTAAIYRQGTIGAAKSHLEQTARTLDERLGKLVEGRAVTSVNAAAVTQSSTAIPGIALYVGLLRGVLGDAMVPPIGQLTDLWDQLTGVRPLDLDDEGRVRLDTWELAPTVQTAVTERWQAATTENITELADLDWFHTEVQRLYGFAVPGIDYAAPVETDVSWPDTAAP; from the coding sequence GTGAGCGAACGCGTCATCGCCCCGAAGAACCGCGGCTTCCTCTTCCTCGACTCCCACCCGGCCGGCTGCGAGCGCCTGGTGGAGGACATGTGGCAGGCCGTCCCCGCCCCTTCCCGCGTGCCCGACCGGGCACCCGTGGCGCTGGTCATCGGCTCCTCCGCCGGGTACGGGCTGGCCGCGACGATCGCGGGTCTCGCCCGTGCCGGGATCCGTGGGATCGGGGTCTGCTTCGAGAAGGCCCCCGGACGGCGCACGGGTACGGCCGGTTGGTACCGCACGGCCGCGACCGCCGAACTCGCCCGTCGGCACGGTCACGACATGGTGTTCCTCAACGGAGACGCGTTCTCCGACGAGATGAAGAACCAGGTCGCGCAGGTGCTGGTGGAGCGCTTCGGGGGCCGTCTGGACTACCTGATCTACTCGGTGGCCGCCCCACGCCGTACCGACCCCGACACCGGGACCACCTACGCGTCCGTCCTCAAGCCCATCGGTGAGGCGTACAGCACCAAGACCCTCGTCTTCGACGACGGGGGCACCGGCGAGGTGCGGGAGGTCGGGACGCAGCCGGCCGACGGCGACGACATCGAGCAGACCGTCGCCGTCATGGGCGGAACCGACTGGGAACGGTGGATCGACCACCTCGCCGACCGCGGACTGCTCGCCGAGGGATTCACCACCGCCGCCCTCTCCTACATCGGCTCCGCCCTGACGGCCGCGATCTACCGGCAGGGCACCATCGGCGCTGCCAAGTCCCACCTCGAACAGACCGCCCGCACCCTCGACGAACGGCTCGGCAAGCTGGTCGAGGGGCGCGCGGTCACCTCGGTCAACGCGGCTGCCGTCACCCAGTCCTCGACCGCGATCCCCGGCATCGCCCTGTACGTCGGGCTGCTGCGCGGCGTCCTCGGTGATGCCATGGTCCCGCCGATCGGGCAGCTCACCGACCTGTGGGACCAGCTCACCGGTGTCCGCCCGCTCGACCTCGACGACGAAGGGCGGGTGCGCCTGGACACCTGGGAACTCGCCCCCACCGTCCAGACGGCCGTCACCGAGCGGTGGCAGGCCGCCACCACCGAGAACATCACCGAACTCGCCGACCTCGACTGGTTCCACACCGAAGTGCAGCGCCTGTACGGATTCGCCGTGCCCGGCATCGACTATGCCGCGCCGGTCGAGACCGACGTCTCCTGGCCGGACACCGCCGCCCCCTGA
- a CDS encoding alpha/beta fold hydrolase has translation MSLSVIDPVRIGTEQLPGGRSLGWAEWGPGDGVPVLFSPGAATSRHLGFGADVLDGLGVRLISVDRPGLGVSSPAPGRTFGDFVDDVRAFAGLRGLGLPLMVGNSQGAPFALACAAAGAVRALAVVSGADEVAEPGFADALPEELRGLVDLAVADPAAAEQVFAGFSSQGMWDMVMSGSPECDLAVYQQPAFAAAYRRALDEAFAQGAAGYARDTVLAMGQWGIGLSDIAVPVDLWYGEKDTGHSPDQGVRLASRIPGAVRHLVPEAGGAVLWTHAEQVLSTLLARPTAP, from the coding sequence ATGTCTTTGAGTGTGATCGACCCGGTTCGTATCGGTACGGAACAGCTCCCGGGAGGGCGGTCGCTGGGCTGGGCCGAGTGGGGGCCGGGGGACGGGGTGCCGGTGCTGTTCTCGCCCGGTGCGGCCACCAGCAGGCATCTCGGGTTCGGCGCCGATGTGCTGGACGGGCTCGGGGTGCGGCTGATCTCCGTGGACCGCCCCGGTCTGGGGGTCTCCTCGCCCGCGCCGGGGCGTACGTTCGGTGACTTCGTCGACGACGTCCGCGCGTTCGCCGGTCTGCGCGGCCTGGGACTTCCCCTGATGGTCGGCAACTCGCAGGGGGCGCCCTTCGCGCTGGCGTGCGCCGCCGCCGGAGCGGTCCGGGCGCTCGCGGTGGTCTCCGGTGCGGACGAGGTCGCCGAGCCGGGCTTCGCGGACGCGCTTCCGGAGGAACTGCGGGGCCTCGTCGACCTGGCCGTGGCCGACCCGGCCGCCGCCGAGCAGGTCTTCGCCGGGTTCAGCTCGCAGGGGATGTGGGACATGGTCATGTCCGGCAGCCCGGAGTGCGATCTCGCCGTCTATCAGCAGCCCGCGTTCGCCGCCGCCTACCGGCGTGCCCTCGACGAGGCCTTCGCACAGGGGGCGGCCGGCTACGCCCGGGACACGGTCCTGGCCATGGGGCAGTGGGGGATCGGGCTGTCGGACATCGCCGTACCCGTCGACCTCTGGTACGGGGAGAAGGACACCGGTCACTCGCCCGACCAGGGGGTCCGGCTGGCCTCGCGCATCCCGGGCGCGGTACGGCACCTGGTGCCGGAGGCCGGCGGGGCGGTGCTCTGGACCCATGCCGAGCAGGTCCTGAGCACACTTCTGGCCCGCCCCACAGCCCCCTGA